Within the Mustela lutreola isolate mMusLut2 chromosome 2, mMusLut2.pri, whole genome shotgun sequence genome, the region GAGGACGACCTGTCCCTGAGCCCCAAACTCAGGAtggggggttggggcagaggcctggagggctcaggtcatggtggaTCTCACTTCCCGGACGCACACGGACTCGGGTTTTAACCCAGCCCTGCAGGGTGACCCTGGTTAAGTCGCTACCCGTCTCTCAGGTTCCTTGTCTAGAAAATGGAGTCACCCAGCCATTTCCAGAACTGTCCAGGGAGGCCGTCAGGGACCAGCTCTGttcccccagctcccagcacagGGATCATtagggaggcttcctggaggaggtggccatGCCTGAGCTGACTGCCGCTGCTTGGAGAGGAACGGAGGGGCCGCGGGCAGGGGCACAGCAGGTGTGAAGGCTCCGCCTCAGGACCAGCAAGGCCTGCGTGTGGATGGGATGGGCGAGGCCGAGAGGAGAGGTCAGGGGGCGGCGGGGTCCCGGAAATGGACTGGGCTGGGCCTACAGGAGAGGTCGGAGGCTGGGAAGAGGCCAGGGGCATTGGCCAGGAGGGGGCGGGTGGTCGCGGCGAGGAGGCCGTCAAGTCTCAGAGAGGGGCCTCACGGACTGGGAAGGCGGGGCCTCACGGACTGGGAAGGCGGGGCCTCACGGACTGGGAAGGCGGGGCCTCACGGACTGGGGAGGCGGGGCCTCACGGACTTGGAAGGCGGGGCCTCACGGACTGGGAAGGCGGGGCCACACGGACTGGGAAGGCGGGGCCACACGGACTGGGGAGGCGGGGCCACACGGACTGGGGAGGCGGGGCCTCACGGACTGGGGAGGCGGGGCCTCACGGACTGGGGAGGCGGGGCCTCACGGACTGGGAAGGCGGGGCCACACGGACTGGGAAGGTGGGGCCACACGGACTGCGAAGGCGGGGCCTCACGGACTGGGAAGGCGGGGCCTCACGGACTGGGAAGGCGGGGCCTCACGGACTGGGGAGGCGGGGCCTCACGGACTGGGAAGGCGGAGCCTCACGGACTGGGAAGGCGGGGCCTCACGGACTGCGAAGGCGGAGCCTCACGGACTGCGAAGGCGGGGCCTCACGGACTGGGAAGGCGGGGCCTCACGGACTGGGAAGGCGGGGCCACACGGACTGGGGAGGCGGGGCCTCACGGACTGGGAAGGCGGGGCCACACGGACTGGGGAGGCGGGGCCACACGGACTGGGAAAGCGGGGCCTCACGGACTGGGGAGGCGGGGCCTCACGGACTGGGGAGGCGGGGCCTCACGGACTGGGGAGGCGGGGCCTCACGGACTGGGGAGGCGGGGCTTCCCCTCTGGATCGACTCTGCTGCCACCTGGCGGCAGCGTGCACCtcggcgccccctccccccgccccccagcccccacgccCGCCCTCTTCACAGCTCTTGCCTCGCGGCTGACCGCGGCGGGGCAGGAGAGCCACGCTCACAGCAGCCTGCCCGCACCGACGTCGTGGCCCGATCCTGGGAAACGTTTGCGGATGAGCGCGCGAGGATGTCAGGAATTCCCCGAATCCCCCAGGAGCGAGGCAGGGAAGTGGTTTCCCTAAAAAGCCCAGAGAGACCTTTAGTGCCCAGAGAAGGGGGTCAGGGAGGCTTGCTGGAGGGAATGGAGCCCACTGATGGGATCGGAGAGCCCAGAGCGCCGGCGGCCCCCGCCAACCCGCTTTCCCGTGGGCTCATGCCTGTGACGCTGGCTCGGGGACGTGGGCTCGCAGCCGGGATCAGACCCCAGGAGCGGAGGACCGGGCGTCGGGGTGATTTGCTAGAGGTGGGCTGGGCTTGTGGAGACTCAGCGACTCACAAAACCCCAGAGCGGGGGTCTCTGGGAGTGAGGGTCCCCCGGCGGCCGGGGTCTGCACCCGGGGGGCCACCCCCACACTCAAATCACTTTCTTATTGTGGCCTAACTCAGACCGCCTAATGTGCACGTAGCCCGCGGGCGCCAGGCCTGTTCCCCGGCATGTGCCGCAGAGTCACTCTGCTGACTGGTCACTCTGGTCCGGAATTAGAGCCTCCCAAAGGCGGCCCCACCTGCCCTCCTAAGGGAGGTTAATGGTTAACAACCCTCAAGGACAGCACTTTCTTATCTCAGGACTTCAGAAACCTCCGTTCCTTTCATCCTTGCGCCCGCCAGGAGACAGAGCCTGGTGTGCAAGCTGTCGTCCTCCTGacggggacactgaggcacagagcgcTAGAGCCGGTGGCCTGGACCCGTGCAGTAGGCAAGCGGCCACATGAGGGTATGAACCCAAAGTCAGCACACCTGACCACCATGACACGGATGAACATGGTATACAGATGGTGCTCAACAGATGCAGCGTTGGTGAAATCTGCCGTCCCTGCAGAGCCACTTCCTCCAAAGACAgggctgcctcccctccccccatccccagacTGGAAAGGGGTGCTTACTAAGTGCTCTATGGTCACTTGAACAAAGCAGGTTGGGGGGACCCtgccaggaggggagggggcaggcctTGTCACTGTGCATCAGACCAAGGGGGGGGACAAAGAGTAGGCATGGAGCACCTGCTGTATGCCGGGCTCGGGGACAGCAGGGCGGGTGTCCTCACCCCTGCAGAGTATGGCATTCGCTGTCTGCGGCCATGTGGGACAAAGGGGACCCTGACCATGGCCCCAGCTCTGGGCAGCCCTGCCCCCCCCAGCCTGCAGGAGGATCCGTTGCTCCTTCCCCCAAACCTTGCCTGAGCCGGGAGAACGTTGCTTCTTGCGACAGTAGCCTGCAGGCTGTTGGAGCTGGAGCATCCTGGGGGAGGCGGGAAGTGGACCAGgggtcatgggggtgggggctgggccctggggaccCCGGCTCTGTTGTTCCGCTGAGTTCCTCTGCTGCTCCAGGCAGGAGCACCCCAGCCTGCAGGCTGGGGCTGGGATCCAGGGCCGCTGGCCGGCcgtgctggggtggggagggggttccGCGGCGCTCAGGGAGTTGGGGACCGGGGGCTGCTTCCCAGAATTTCTGGCCCCACTGAGAGTGAGCTCTGCCTGAGCTATAGCCGTAGAGGCTGGAGGGCCCGGCCCTGATCAGGAGGGGCTGCAGACCCCACCCTGCTGTGAACTGTGGGGCCTGGGGCCGGCCCCAGATCTcttgggggtcactggatgggaactCATGGGGGAGGCCCTCGCTCTGCCTCGTCTCCGATGGGAGCCCAGCAGCCTTGCCGCCCCTGTGGAATGTCAGGACCTTGCATGGTGCcctgggtaaactgaggcacatgcGGGACCCCAGCCAAGGACTTTTGGGCCTAGGGTGCCAGATTTAGGAAACACACAGGACACCTAGTTCTACGTGAATGTCAGGCGAACAGGGACTAACTACAGACAAGTGTGTCCTGTGCAATATTTGGGAGCTAATTATACTAAAAACAATGTTTATCCGACCCTCGCTGAGACCCCGCTGGGCCCCTCGACACTCTCCCACCCGCCTCTTCCCGTCACAGACCTCCCAGGGTCGAGGAGAGGAAGTGGGGACACCTGGCCCCACGGTGGGGCCCCTGTAACGGCCTCCAGGCGTGGGGCTATAAGAGGCACGGGTGGGCCCGGGAGGGGGGCAGATGCGCCAGAGCCCCGGCCCCGCCATGACCCCAAGCCACAGCTCCTCCAGCCCTACCCTTGTCCCCCTGCTGCTGGCCGCGCTGCTGGGCGGTGAGTGGGGCCACGggtctgtctgtccatccctccccacctgcccagaCCCTCAGGGTCCTCGCCCTGGTCGGGAGGTAGCAGCGGGACGAGGGGGCCCGTCGGCACAGGAGGATGCCGGCTCTGAGTGCTGAGGCCGCCCAGGGAGCCTGGAGCCGGGCTGAACCAGAGGTTGCACCCTGAGGACTCCGAAGCCGTGGGGTCTCAGTCCAGCTGTGCCGGGTTGAGGTGTGGGGGGTGGCAGGTCCCCTCTGCCCTttgggcctcagttccctcacGGGGGCCGCAGGCCCGTGAGGAGCCCCCGCCCTGCTGTCCCGTCGGAGGACACCCGCTCCGCAGGGCCCCTCCATGGGCCTCACCGCTCCACCCCCTCCCGGTGTCCTCAGGCCCAGCCCTGGCCTCGGAGATCGTGGGGGGCCGCGCGGCCCGGCCCCACGCATGGCCCTTCATGGTGTCCCTACAGCGGCGTGGAGGCCACTTCTGCGGGGCTACCCTCATCGCCCCCAACTTCGTCATGTCGGCTGCCCACTGCGTGGACGGTCTGTGAGTGCCCCCGTCCTGCCTTCCCTCCTTGGAGCCCCGTTCCCGCATCTGTGTGCGGGGAGAGAGCGAGACTGGGCGCCTGCGGTCCCCCCAGGGGTCTGCCCTGAGCCTgccccgcgcccgcccgcgcCCCATGAGCGCCCCTTCCCCCCCACCGGGCTCAGAGGGGGCACATCTGAGCTCTCGGGGCTCCCCACCACCGGGGCCACCTCCAGTCACCTCCTGTCTCTCCCTTGCTTGAGGAACTTCCGGTCGGTGGTGGTGGTCCTGGGGGCTCATGACCTGGGGCAGCGAGAGCCCACGACGCAATCCTTCGCCATCCGGCGGGTCTTCGAAAGCGGCTTCGACCCGCAGAGGCTGCTGAATGACATCGTGATCCTCCAGGTGGGaagccggtggggggggggggggacgcccAGGGCAGGactcctggggagggggctggacaCTGCGGGACGTGACTGGGGCCCCGGCTCTAAGTGGGTACGTCACCTCGTTGTGCCTCAGTCCCCACCTCTGTAACAGGATGAAACAAACGCCACCCGCCTCCCGGCAGGGCCGTTGAGAAATCAGATGAGATCCTAGGGGGAGCTCTGAGCCGTTGTCGATccacaaactcattttatgggaCCAAGCACAGGGACCGCtcctgtctgtgaaatggggcaaAATTCCCCACATTCAGCTGGCGGGAGATTTAAGGAGGAAACCCTCTTTTCCCTAGTCCTTACAAGTTAGGATTCTTGtctgagaatgttctggaatgctgtgttttattgagtacctaccgTTTACTGCATTCAAGACGTCCAGAGATGCTCTGAGCCACTGTGGTCGCTCCCACtgtagagatggggaaactgaggcccggggaggggagggccacGCCTCCCCCCTCCGGGGAAGCTCTGACACGCCATCCGGCCCTGCAGCTCAACGGGTCGGCCACCATCAACAGGAACGTGCGGTTGGCCAGGCTGCCTGCCCAGAATCAAGGCGTGGGCAGTGGGGTCCCGTGCCTGGCCATAGGCTGGGGCCAGCTGGGCACGGCCCGGCCACTGGCCAGGGTCCTGCAGGAGCTCAATGTGACCGTGGTGACCACACTCTGTCGCCGTACCAACGTGTGCACGCTGGTGCCCCGCCGGCAGGCTGGCATCTGCTTTGTGCGTaccaccagcccctcccctgcatccCCACCCCGCTCCTGCCCCCAGAAACCCagcccccccaacaccccccactCCTGTCCGTCTCTGTGGGAGGGCTCCGGCCGGGCTGACCCGAGCCCCAGACGCCGGCCCCCAGCCCTGTCTGTCTCCACAGGGGGACTCCGGCGGGCCCCTGGTTTGCAACGGGCTCGTCCAGGGCATCGACTCCTTCATCCGCGGGGGCTGCGGCTCCGGGATCTACCCAGACGCCTTTGCTCCCGTCGCCCAGTTTGCAGACTGGATAAACTCCATCATCCGCCGCCGGGACGACCGGCCGCCCGTCCACCCACGGGACCCGGCCAGCAGGACCATCTAGAAGGGCTGCCCCAGGCCGGGCCTGGCCCGCACGCCCCCTTTGCACCACACACAATAAAAACCCTGTTTTGTACGAACACGTCCGGTGTTGGTGGCTGCGTCGCTGGGTCTAGCTGGGTCTCTAGCATCTGGGAAATCTCACAAGTGTGCTGTCACCAACGAGCGGCAAACCCAGGGCCTCAGGGTAGgaagccccttccccaccctccacaGAAGGAGCCCAGTTGCCATTTCGGGTTCCCAGGCTCAGCCAGTGGAATTGGTGCTGCGGGGGGTGACGGTGCCCAGCGGGAGCTCCCTGAGGGTCACGGGGTGCAGgacctgctcatgccctctctctggcCCTTAAAGCAGGTCCTACTCACGCCCCCCGTTTCACAGATGAAGGGCTGGGGGTCCACACAGGTGCGAGGCTGCGCCGCCCAGGAGCCTAggtttgagtcccagctctgtgactttgggcaactgGCTCTCTTtccctgaggctcagtttccctgcaggaaggagggaggtAAGTGGTCCAGGCCCCAGACTGGCCTCAACCCTTCCCACCCCTCGGACCTCCACTCCTGCTGGGGGTCACCAGCCTGGGCTCTCCTTCTTCTGGGCTTTGGTGCTCCCTCCGCCCGCCCGGGGCTGTTGCCAGCAGCTCCCCTCACAACACCTCCTCCCAGTCCTGTCTGCTACGGTGTCTGTCCTCCAATTTGCTCCTCCACCGGAACACTGGGGTACAGCCTAGCGGTCTGTCCGTGCCAGCACAGCATCAGGGTGTCTATCCTCTACCTGTAAGGGCCTACCTAGCCAGAGCGAGCCTTTTCATACCTACCTACTTATTTAAGAGactgagcacaggcaggggag harbors:
- the LOC131825709 gene encoding neutrophil elastase-like; this translates as MRQSPGPAMTPSHSSSSPTLVPLLLAALLGGPALASEIVGGRAARPHAWPFMVSLQRRGGHFCGATLIAPNFVMSAAHCVDGLNFRSVVVVLGAHDLGQREPTTQSFAIRRVFESGFDPQRLLNDIVILQLNGSATINRNVRLARLPAQNQGVGSGVPCLAIGWGQLGTARPLARVLQELNVTVVTTLCRRTNVCTLVPRRQAGICFGDSGGPLVCNGLVQGIDSFIRGGCGSGIYPDAFAPVAQFADWINSIIRRRDDRPPVHPRDPASRTI